TGGCGCCACTTtgaactaaattaattttattttctttgtggTAATATCcgcgatttttaaaagattttttgatGTCGATCTCCGTTATAAAACGCCTCACTtcgaatgaaattttatagattAATGTATCCTCGTTAATTTGACTGCAGTTTCAACTTTTATCCCGCTTGAAACGCGTCAAAACTTGCAAAAACCTCAGCGGCTACATCACAAAAGGGACATAACctcaaataacaataattatttttatcggACTTTCAGACCGGTTATTGTTGCACTTAAACTTATTAAACTACGCGGAATGATGGGTCTAATAGGGAAATCAGAGGCGCTTTTCTATATAAATGCACCTTTTTATACTCAAATTGTCATGTAAAAGAGTAATTTTATATACAAGTGCTTAACAAGTGTAAGATCGATATTCAAGCCCCGagaataagaaaaattcaagTGATTCTTGTTGATGGAATTGCAGGCAGGATAGCAGATAAATCCTGAACAAGTTTAGTATTTCTTTCAGCTTCAAATCACTACTATGAAATAAGGTAGGTCTTGATAGATCCCTTTAAATGTGTATCTGATTGTACTTGCctaaaaattgtgatttttgcaattttatcacataaattacttaaataatgaGTTTTAATCATTTGTTATGTGCAAGTCAAGAGTTCTTCAGTTATATCTCagcttaaaaaaacaaaattaacaaaaataaattaattttatttacaatcaATTCATAATGCCCTAATCTACTACATTCTTCCACTTGATGCCAAATACCTCCTTAAATTCTGCTCCATCTTAAGCTTCTCATAGAGGTTGTACAGCTCATGAGTTTGCACGTCAATGTCGCTCTTGTCATCCCACCCATAAGGAGGACCTTTCAGGTGGCTGCTTGAGTAATGTTCCTCATCTATGACCACATTATACTCAATAACTCCTGAGTGAAACAAAATGTTATAGTTAATACTAACAATTTTTCCAAGGCTGAACATGCACATGTAGGGGTTCATGGTGTTCTTTTTTACTGGCAAGAAATGCTCCGAATTTGGCTGCGGCTGTACCCACGTTAACCAGTAGGAGCAGGCCTAAAAGCCCTAGAGTCTTGAGGGAGAACAGTACCAGAAAAGCTAtaggaaaatgtattttggttaaaattggGTTAGTTTTTCTCTTTATAACTTACCTAATTTAGTAATAATCATTCCACCTCCCATCATCAGAATGGGCATTATTCGCTGCAGTTTCTTCCCAATGCCGAAACATCTTCCTGtagcaataaaattgtttgattAAAGTTATTTGAGTGTTAAAGAGTAGGTATATTTGCCAGCAAAGGTGCTTTGAGGCTCCTCAGGGCTTCCATTTATGAGGTAGTCCCACAAGTCGTTCAGCTGCCGCCCCACTAATTCCCTTAAAGACACGTTCTCCATTAGTGCCTCATTTTGCgttccatttttgttttgatgaGGGAAATCGATGAGGGCATTGGCCTCGCTGAGGATGGAACTTCCGGTGAGAAGGAGGAGTGACAATATTGACACTATGAGGTTGATTGTTGCCATCTCGGAACCAGCATTATGCGTTTCTTAAATGAGGGCAAATTTGTAGAGAAAGCAAATTAATTGGAATttactgtataataaaaagaaagtaaTATTTGAAGTGAGACTACatgttttaagaataaatttaCACCTTTTGAGAACTATATCTGTGTTTTAAACCGGTCGAACTTGACCTTCGCGCCTGGTTAAGGAAAAGAGTGACTGATGTCGTCAGAACTTCTTGTACAGCCgtttgaagaaagaaaaaatagtaCACGCGCCGGTCTctcattcatttttattgattttaatctCTTCacacagaaaataaaagttaattgttattttagtGGCCTGGATCTTCATCCGAGACATTAATTCTATACATCATTTTGGCCCGTTATCGAGACATTCGTATGGTTTTCGTAGTTTCAACTTTCTAAATGTTTATTGCATGCAAATTGGAGTCATTGCTCTGCGAGCTGCGTACGAGGTATCCTTCACAATGCCAAATATCCATTATTTGAGTCAAATGACTACATATCCAATAAGGAAAC
The sequence above is drawn from the Euwallacea similis isolate ESF13 chromosome 35, ESF131.1, whole genome shotgun sequence genome and encodes:
- the LOC136418568 gene encoding uncharacterized protein produces the protein MATINLIVSILSLLLLTGSSILSEANALIDFPHQNKNGTQNEALMENVSLRELVGRQLNDLWDYLINGSPEEPQSTFAGRCFGIGKKLQRIMPILMMGGGMIITKLAFLVLFSLKTLGLLGLLLLVNVGTAAAKFGAFLASKKEHHEPLHVHVQPWKNYEEHYSSSHLKGPPYGWDDKSDIDVQTHELYNLYEKLKMEQNLRRYLASSGRM